A portion of the Chryseobacterium tructae genome contains these proteins:
- the mazG gene encoding nucleoside triphosphate pyrophosphohydrolase, which translates to MNTKQEKLEAFGRLLDIMDDLREKCPWDQKQTLQSLRHLTLEETYELSDAILQEDLQEIKKELGDVLLHLVFYSKIGSEKESFDIADVINSLNEKLIFRHPHIYGDTEVKDEEEVKQNWEKLKLKEGNKSILGGVPKSLPSLVKAYRIQDKVKGIGFEFHDAEDAWKKVDEEIQEFHAETDLDKKELELGDVFFSLINYARISGLNPDSALERTNLKFISRFQKMEVLAEEQDLKLADMSLEEMDVLWEKAKRLS; encoded by the coding sequence ATGAATACAAAACAGGAAAAATTAGAAGCTTTCGGGAGATTATTGGATATTATGGATGATCTGCGTGAGAAATGCCCATGGGATCAAAAGCAGACGCTGCAATCTCTTCGTCATCTTACCCTTGAAGAGACATATGAGCTTTCTGATGCTATTTTACAGGAAGATTTGCAGGAGATTAAAAAAGAATTGGGCGATGTATTGCTTCACCTGGTTTTTTATTCTAAAATAGGTTCAGAAAAAGAAAGTTTTGATATCGCAGATGTGATTAATTCCCTTAATGAAAAATTGATTTTCCGCCATCCTCACATTTATGGAGATACTGAAGTGAAGGATGAGGAAGAGGTAAAACAGAATTGGGAAAAATTAAAACTCAAAGAAGGGAACAAATCTATTCTGGGGGGTGTTCCGAAAAGCCTTCCAAGTTTGGTGAAAGCTTATAGAATTCAGGATAAGGTAAAAGGAATTGGTTTTGAATTCCATGATGCTGAAGATGCCTGGAAAAAGGTAGATGAGGAGATTCAGGAGTTTCATGCAGAAACAGATTTGGATAAGAAGGAACTGGAATTAGGCGATGTATTTTTTTCTTTGATTAATTATGCGAGAATTTCAGGACTCAATCCGGATTCTGCATTGGAAAGAACCAATTTGAAGTTTATTTCCAGATTCCAAAAGATGGAAGTTCTTGCTGAGGAACAAGATCTGAAGCTTGCGGATATGTCTTTGGAAGAAATGGATGTCCTTTGGGAAAAAGCCAAACGATTATCTTAA
- a CDS encoding DUF5606 family protein, with product MLLEKIISISGKPGLYKLVSQLRNGFIIEDVTNKKKVSIGNSSQVSLLDNIAMFTFDKEVPLFEVFENVAKNNDYKETISHKSSDADLKDFMLTSLPNYDTERVYASDIKKLAQWYNILHKAGYITPESFVKAEPETLDGEPAEEVSLDIDAKKAAPKAEKPAAPKVKATSAAKSAPKSTHRKQG from the coding sequence ATGCTGTTAGAAAAAATAATTTCAATTTCTGGAAAACCAGGACTTTACAAATTAGTTTCTCAATTAAGAAACGGATTCATCATTGAAGATGTTACCAACAAGAAAAAAGTAAGCATTGGAAACTCTAGCCAAGTAAGCTTATTAGATAATATCGCAATGTTTACATTTGATAAAGAAGTTCCTTTGTTTGAAGTTTTTGAAAATGTAGCTAAAAATAACGATTACAAAGAGACAATTTCTCACAAATCTTCAGATGCAGATTTGAAAGATTTCATGTTAACTTCTCTTCCTAACTATGATACTGAAAGAGTATATGCTTCTGATATCAAGAAATTGGCTCAGTGGTATAATATTCTTCATAAAGCGGGATATATCACTCCAGAAAGCTTCGTAAAGGCTGAACCTGAAACTTTAGATGGTGAGCCTGCAGAAGAAGTAAGCTTAGATATTGATGCTAAAAAAGCAGCTCCAAAGGCAGAAAAGCCGGCAGCTCCAAAAGTGAAAGCTACTTCAGCAGCAAAATCAGCTCCGAAAAGTACACACAGAAAACAAGGATAA
- the def gene encoding peptide deformylase, producing MILPIRAFGDPVLRKVGKDIEKDYPGLQELIDNMFETMYSANGIGLAAPQIGLDIRLFVIDVTPLAEDEDYEDIKDELAEFKKVFINARILEESGEEWKFNEGCLSIPDVREDVKRKGTIVIEYYDENFVKHTETFSDIRARVIQHEYDHIEGVLFTDHLSALKKKLVKGKLSKISQGDVSIGYKMRFPK from the coding sequence ATGATACTACCGATAAGAGCTTTTGGGGATCCTGTTTTGAGAAAAGTGGGAAAAGATATAGAAAAAGATTACCCCGGATTACAGGAACTGATAGATAATATGTTCGAAACGATGTACAGCGCAAACGGAATTGGTCTTGCAGCGCCTCAGATCGGTTTGGATATCCGTCTGTTTGTAATAGACGTTACTCCTCTTGCGGAAGATGAGGATTATGAGGATATTAAGGATGAGTTGGCAGAATTCAAAAAGGTATTCATTAATGCCAGAATTCTTGAAGAATCTGGTGAAGAATGGAAGTTCAATGAAGGCTGTCTGTCTATTCCGGATGTAAGAGAAGACGTGAAAAGAAAGGGAACAATCGTTATTGAATATTATGACGAAAATTTTGTAAAACATACAGAAACTTTTTCCGATATTAGAGCCCGCGTAATTCAGCATGAATATGACCACATTGAAGGGGTTTTGTTTACCGATCACCTAAGTGCTTTGAAAAAGAAACTGGTAAAAGGAAAACTGTCAAAGATCTCTCAAGGGGATGTAAGCATCGGTTACAAAATGAGATTTCCAAAATAA
- the ruvX gene encoding Holliday junction resolvase RuvX, with protein sequence MGQILAIDYGKARCGIAATDDMQIIASGLETVENRNLMEFLKKYFNENKVDEVVIGLPIDLKGNVSEVETDILKFIEEFQKEFSDIAVHRFDERFTSKMASFFISQSGKSKKKRQEKGLIDKVSATIILQNFLEQRLR encoded by the coding sequence ATGGGACAAATCCTTGCAATTGACTATGGAAAAGCTCGTTGTGGCATTGCTGCAACGGATGATATGCAGATTATAGCCAGTGGGTTAGAGACTGTAGAGAACCGAAATTTAATGGAATTTTTGAAAAAATATTTCAATGAAAATAAGGTAGATGAAGTAGTCATTGGACTTCCCATAGATTTGAAAGGAAATGTTTCAGAAGTGGAAACTGATATTTTAAAATTCATTGAAGAATTTCAAAAAGAATTTTCGGATATTGCTGTTCACCGTTTTGATGAAAGGTTTACTTCCAAAATGGCTTCATTCTTTATTTCTCAAAGCGGGAAAAGTAAGAAGAAAAGACAGGAAAAAGGATTAATAGATAAAGTAAGTGCAACCATCATATTGCAGAATTTTTTAGAACAAAGATTAAGATGA
- a CDS encoding SixA phosphatase family protein, whose amino-acid sequence MKRLILVRHAKSDWPEETEDFDRPLADKGQVDAMNMSRFLKNNNISIDYFVSSPAVRALNTCNIFNQTYQLSCSTNEKLYNPSERNFESVIYDLDDTISSVALFSHNNGISNFANSISENIFHFPTCGVAGFEVDCESWSEFDGAQKKLLFFYEPGKI is encoded by the coding sequence ATGAAGAGACTCATCCTCGTAAGACATGCGAAAAGCGACTGGCCGGAAGAAACTGAAGACTTTGACAGACCTTTGGCAGACAAAGGCCAGGTGGATGCTATGAACATGTCCAGATTCCTGAAAAACAATAATATTTCTATCGATTATTTTGTATCCAGCCCGGCAGTCCGTGCTTTAAATACGTGTAATATTTTCAATCAAACGTATCAGCTAAGTTGTTCTACGAATGAAAAGTTATATAATCCTTCGGAAAGAAATTTTGAATCTGTAATTTATGATCTGGATGATACAATAAGCTCAGTGGCTCTTTTCTCTCATAACAATGGAATTTCCAATTTTGCGAATTCCATTTCTGAAAATATTTTTCATTTTCCGACCTGTGGAGTTGCCGGTTTTGAAGTAGACTGTGAATCCTGGTCTGAATTTGACGGAGCCCAAAAGAAACTATTGTTCTTTTATGAGCCCGGGAAAATATAA
- a CDS encoding archaemetzincin, with product MPYFEAIAFNDVKLSTTPQPGSWRYNHDEKFQKFEDFQKSKKIKPEPEKNTIYLQPIGDFDELQKKEIELTREYLKIYFQLDTKILPVLSNTIFPKTVRRIFKDGQEQILAGYVLDSVLIKRKPKDAAVLMGITERDLFPKPEWNYVFGFASYENGVGVTSIYRFANGHLTDSNFNKSLTRLMKISSHEIGHMFGISHCLNANCVMNGTNTLTETDFHYARACSLCQRKLNSSIHYDNKKRLLELKSFFEKYHLNSELAKVELDLDLLP from the coding sequence ATGCCCTATTTTGAAGCAATTGCTTTTAATGATGTAAAGCTTTCTACCACTCCTCAACCCGGAAGCTGGAGGTATAATCATGATGAAAAATTTCAGAAATTTGAAGATTTCCAAAAATCAAAAAAGATAAAGCCGGAACCTGAAAAAAACACCATTTATCTGCAGCCTATCGGAGACTTTGATGAATTACAGAAAAAAGAGATTGAACTCACTAGAGAATATTTAAAGATATATTTTCAGCTGGATACGAAAATACTCCCTGTACTATCAAATACTATTTTCCCAAAAACTGTAAGAAGAATCTTTAAGGACGGACAAGAGCAAATATTAGCGGGATATGTATTAGACAGTGTTTTAATCAAAAGAAAGCCAAAAGATGCAGCGGTACTGATGGGAATCACAGAAAGAGATCTTTTCCCAAAGCCTGAATGGAATTATGTTTTTGGATTTGCATCTTATGAAAATGGAGTGGGTGTCACTTCAATCTATCGATTTGCCAACGGGCATCTTACAGATTCTAATTTTAATAAGAGTCTTACCAGATTGATGAAGATCAGCTCTCACGAAATCGGGCATATGTTTGGGATCAGCCATTGTCTGAATGCCAATTGTGTGATGAACGGAACCAATACCCTTACCGAAACAGATTTTCATTATGCCAGAGCATGCTCACTCTGCCAGCGAAAACTCAACTCCAGTATTCATTATGACAATAAGAAAAGGCTTCTTGAATTAAAAAGTTTCTTTGAAAAATATCATCTCAATTCAGAACTTGCCAAAGTTGAACTGGATCTTGATCTATTGCCATAA
- a CDS encoding serine hydrolase, protein MKQKFSFFIFLLTVGLANAQVEEKKLDDLIQNTLKTFDVPGMSVGIVKDGKMIYSKGFGVRSLTSKQPMDDNTLVGIASNSKGFTCVALAILADEGKLNWNDNVSKYIPEFQMYDPYVSQNVTIKDLITHRAGLGLGQGDLMFFPEGGSLTVNDIVHNVRYLKPENPFRTTLDYNNIMFIVAGEVIHRVSGLSWAEFIEQRIMKPVGMTSSFGSYNRAKATTNKIDAHAPVDGKAIAVPHDWNETANAAGGIMSNIKDMTTWAECLLNNFTTKEGKKLVSDKNAQQLWSLQIPERVAAKNPYDTSFYGYGLGWFLSDVKGHKQVQHTGGLIGTVTQFTLIPDLKLGIVVLTNQQSGAAFNTITNTVKDSYLGVADRNWLKTYGERMAKANAEYDKQKKEAFAKSEAFKKEKVLQPKAEQFTGTYNDVWFGDVDIAQQGGTYRISCKNSPRLKGELLPYSNNSFIIKWDDRSYDADAYILFDYDENGKAQSAKLKPISDVTDFSFDFDDLDLKRK, encoded by the coding sequence ATGAAGCAGAAATTTTCTTTTTTCATTTTTCTCTTAACCGTAGGATTGGCAAATGCACAGGTTGAAGAAAAAAAACTGGATGATCTGATCCAAAATACGCTGAAAACCTTTGATGTTCCCGGAATGTCAGTAGGTATTGTAAAAGATGGAAAAATGATCTATTCCAAAGGATTTGGAGTACGTTCTCTTACCTCCAAACAACCAATGGATGATAATACCTTGGTTGGAATTGCTTCCAACTCTAAAGGGTTCACTTGTGTGGCATTAGCGATTTTGGCAGATGAAGGAAAATTGAACTGGAATGATAATGTTTCAAAATACATTCCAGAATTCCAAATGTATGATCCATATGTTTCTCAAAATGTAACCATCAAAGATTTGATTACGCACAGAGCAGGATTAGGATTAGGGCAGGGAGATCTGATGTTTTTTCCGGAAGGAGGAAGCTTAACCGTTAATGATATTGTTCACAACGTAAGATACCTGAAGCCTGAAAATCCTTTCAGAACAACTTTAGATTATAATAATATCATGTTCATTGTTGCAGGTGAAGTTATTCACAGAGTTTCTGGATTAAGCTGGGCCGAATTTATTGAACAGAGAATCATGAAGCCTGTGGGGATGACTTCCAGCTTTGGAAGCTACAACAGAGCAAAAGCTACAACCAATAAAATTGATGCTCATGCTCCTGTAGATGGAAAAGCTATTGCTGTTCCTCACGATTGGAACGAAACGGCTAATGCTGCCGGAGGAATCATGAGTAATATTAAAGATATGACCACTTGGGCAGAATGTTTATTAAACAATTTCACCACCAAAGAAGGTAAGAAATTAGTTTCCGATAAAAATGCACAACAACTTTGGAGCCTGCAGATCCCGGAGAGAGTAGCTGCTAAAAATCCTTATGATACCAGTTTCTACGGATATGGTTTAGGTTGGTTCCTAAGTGATGTAAAAGGGCATAAACAAGTACAACATACAGGAGGATTAATTGGAACAGTAACCCAATTTACGTTAATTCCGGATCTTAAATTAGGAATCGTAGTACTTACAAATCAGCAGTCTGGAGCAGCATTCAATACAATTACCAATACAGTGAAAGACTCTTACCTTGGAGTGGCAGACAGAAACTGGTTGAAAACGTATGGAGAGAGAATGGCAAAAGCGAATGCAGAGTATGATAAACAAAAGAAAGAAGCATTCGCGAAATCAGAAGCCTTTAAAAAGGAAAAAGTACTTCAGCCAAAAGCGGAACAGTTTACAGGAACTTATAATGATGTTTGGTTCGGTGATGTAGACATTGCTCAACAAGGAGGTACTTACAGAATTTCATGTAAAAATTCCCCAAGATTAAAAGGAGAATTATTACCATATTCCAACAATTCATTCATCATTAAATGGGATGACAGAAGCTATGATGCTGATGCTTATATCCTATTCGATTACGATGAAAATGGAAAAGCTCAGTCAGCAAAATTGAAACCAATTTCAGATGTTACAGATTTCAGTTTTGACTTTGATGATCTGGATCTGAAGAGAAAATAG
- a CDS encoding TonB-dependent receptor, translated as MKRIFFLISVFSSLALAACPITLVVKNIKNYHHDDMYVIINGEKKKISKQGTVDFAEIPDGSVKVSVFYQNKLIYNDTISINCQSSQKYEIEISNANNIDEVYIRGKRKLEKLKETPLSVKIVDMQAVKSQANNIGEILNMATGVKIRTEGGVGSGFQVNLGGLQGKAVRIFRDGVPIEFYGHSFNPNVLSPNMLDRVDVYKGVMPIALASDALGGGINFISKPIQKDNLEISNEIGSFSTYKSHINGVFTGKKDSLFYIGTQASYVFSKNNYKILGDVIDPETANLKKVEARRFHDDTEASYMELYSGVRNKSWANDFRVGFIYSQFYKEIQNDLEMRKPYGEAFAKEKNVTGYLQYKKMFFDNRLKIDLMAAFARYNNSFVDISKRRYNWLGEYTFSNENSVGEINKGNDLKMNYNMLHTRLNAAFRINNNHSLEFGNVYFYQRRKGSDPYGAVNVYGDDVLKTPAIYNKNIAALGLVSHWLDRKVETVLGVKNYFFSSKGYTTDKYNFSWDSDKSKQASGYMAGISYKPKNFILKLSYEKAVRLPDETEIFGDGVLIKENLDLEPEKSDNVNVVLDYTSSNYKLNTSLNLFYRNVKNTIFMIPDNPYGRYQNYYDNRILGLEYEINYQPIKNIQTGFNFTYQDIRLKNLSGNESIWEDARQPNIPYLFGNHYLRVNFSDIFKMKDKVELYYNINYVHRFMLYPVPKNLEPGLFSKANIASSNLLVPNDGRTGMVDAGVGITYFLADPKLAINFSVNNLLNERLYDNYNAQKPTRSYHLKLTYTIFFNIIIMRKIKNRFR; from the coding sequence ATGAAACGTATATTTTTTCTGATCTCTGTATTTTCTTCCTTGGCATTGGCTGCTTGCCCAATTACTTTAGTGGTTAAGAACATTAAAAACTATCATCACGATGATATGTACGTGATCATTAACGGTGAAAAGAAAAAGATTTCAAAACAGGGAACTGTAGATTTTGCTGAGATACCAGATGGTTCTGTAAAAGTATCTGTATTTTATCAAAATAAACTTATTTATAATGATACGATAAGTATCAATTGCCAGTCGAGCCAGAAATATGAAATAGAGATTTCAAATGCAAACAACATTGATGAAGTTTATATCAGAGGCAAAAGGAAACTGGAAAAATTGAAGGAAACTCCATTGAGCGTCAAAATTGTGGATATGCAGGCCGTAAAAAGTCAGGCAAATAACATTGGAGAAATACTCAATATGGCCACCGGAGTTAAGATTCGTACAGAAGGAGGCGTTGGGTCTGGATTTCAGGTCAATCTTGGAGGTCTTCAGGGAAAGGCTGTGAGAATTTTCAGGGATGGAGTTCCCATTGAATTTTACGGACATAGCTTTAATCCTAATGTTTTATCACCCAATATGCTGGATAGGGTAGATGTATACAAAGGAGTAATGCCGATTGCTTTGGCATCGGATGCTTTAGGGGGCGGGATTAATTTTATCTCGAAACCGATACAGAAAGATAACCTTGAAATTTCAAATGAGATTGGGTCGTTTAGTACTTACAAGTCTCATATTAATGGAGTATTTACAGGAAAAAAAGACAGCTTATTTTATATAGGAACACAGGCTAGCTATGTGTTTTCCAAGAACAACTATAAAATTCTCGGAGATGTTATAGATCCTGAAACAGCCAATCTTAAAAAAGTCGAAGCCAGGAGGTTTCATGATGATACCGAAGCTTCTTATATGGAACTGTATTCTGGGGTAAGAAATAAAAGCTGGGCCAATGATTTTAGAGTAGGGTTCATCTATTCTCAATTTTATAAAGAGATCCAGAATGATCTTGAGATGAGAAAACCTTACGGAGAAGCCTTTGCAAAGGAAAAGAATGTGACCGGTTATCTTCAGTATAAAAAAATGTTCTTTGATAATCGTCTTAAAATAGACTTAATGGCTGCTTTTGCCAGATATAACAATTCTTTTGTGGATATCAGCAAAAGAAGATATAATTGGTTGGGAGAATACACTTTCAGTAATGAAAATAGTGTTGGAGAAATCAATAAAGGGAATGATCTGAAGATGAATTATAATATGCTTCACACAAGGCTAAATGCCGCATTCCGTATCAATAATAATCACAGCCTGGAATTTGGAAATGTCTATTTCTACCAGAGAAGAAAAGGAAGTGACCCTTATGGAGCTGTCAATGTATATGGAGACGATGTCCTTAAGACTCCAGCTATCTACAACAAGAATATTGCTGCTTTAGGATTAGTATCTCATTGGCTTGACCGTAAAGTGGAAACAGTGCTTGGAGTAAAGAATTATTTCTTCAGTTCGAAAGGATATACTACGGATAAATATAATTTCAGCTGGGATTCTGATAAGAGCAAACAAGCATCCGGATATATGGCGGGAATAAGCTATAAGCCAAAGAACTTTATCCTGAAATTATCCTACGAAAAAGCCGTTCGTCTTCCTGATGAAACTGAAATTTTCGGAGATGGAGTTCTCATTAAAGAAAATCTCGATCTGGAACCTGAGAAAAGTGATAATGTAAATGTAGTGTTGGATTATACTTCTTCGAATTATAAATTGAATACAAGTTTAAACCTTTTCTACAGGAATGTGAAAAACACCATATTCATGATTCCGGATAACCCTTATGGAAGGTATCAGAATTATTATGACAACAGAATTCTTGGATTGGAATATGAAATCAATTATCAGCCAATCAAAAATATTCAAACAGGATTCAATTTTACTTATCAGGATATAAGGCTTAAAAATCTTTCCGGTAATGAAAGTATTTGGGAAGATGCCAGACAACCCAATATTCCTTACTTATTCGGGAATCACTATCTGAGAGTGAATTTTTCAGACATTTTCAAAATGAAAGATAAAGTGGAACTGTATTATAACATCAATTACGTTCATCGTTTTATGCTGTATCCGGTACCGAAAAATCTTGAACCAGGATTGTTTTCTAAAGCAAATATAGCTTCCAGTAATCTTCTGGTTCCAAATGATGGAAGAACAGGAATGGTAGATGCAGGCGTAGGAATTACCTATTTCCTGGCAGATCCTAAACTGGCCATTAATTTTAGTGTTAATAATCTTCTGAATGAAAGACTTTATGATAATTATAATGCACAGAAACCTACAAGATCTTATCATTTGAAACTAACTTATACAATTTTTTTTAATATTATAATCATGAGAAAAATCAAAAACCGTTTTCGATAA